Sequence from the [Bacteroides] pectinophilus genome:
TAAAGGGCCACACGATGCCAAGGCACGTGAGAAGATGGCTGAAGCCTCTACTATGGCAGGTATGGCATTTGCCAACGCATTCCTTGGTGTCTGCCACTCAATGGCTCACAAACTCGGTGCATACCATCATCTGCCACACGGTATTGCCAATGCACTTCTTATAACTATAGTTATGAGATTCAATGCTGCGGAAGTTCCGACTAAGATGGGAACATTTTCACAGTATGCATATCCTCATACACTTGACAGATATCTTGAATGTGCTGATTTTCTTGGAATTAAGGGACGCACTAAAGAAGATAAGTTTAATAACTTTATCGATGCAATAGAGGAACTTAAGGATAAGGTTGGAATTAAGAAGACTATTAAGGATTACGGCATTGAGGAAGCTGACTTCCTTGCTACTCTCGATGAAATGGTTGAGAATGCATTTGATGATCAGTGTACAGGAGCTAACCCAAGATATCCTCTTATGAGTGAAATCAAAGAGATGTATCTTAAGGCTTACTATGGTGAATAAATAAGGAGGGGATATCAATGAAGTTTGACAATTGCATTTCCAAAGGAAAATTAAAAAGCGTCTATCTTAAAGACGGCAAAGCCATTAAAGTATTTGATAAAAAATACAACAAGTCAGATGTTCTCTATGAAGCACTCAATACTTCGCGTGTAGAGGACGCCAAAGCTGATGTACCTAAGCTTCTCTCTGTTGATGTTATCGACGGACAGTGGTGCATTACAAGTGAATATGTCGAAGGCAGTACTCTTGCTGAGTTAATGAAAGCTCATCCTAAGAAGATGGATACTTATCTACAGCAGATGGTTGATCTTCAGCTTTCTATCCACAGCAAGCGTAATCCTCTTATGATAAGACTTAAGGATAAGCTCATAAGACAGATTAACGATCTTGACTGCATAGATTCTACCAAAAAATATGAGATTCTCACAAGGCTTAACGGAATGCATGAACATTCAAAGCTTTGCCACGGCGACTTTTCTCCTGAGAATATCATTGTTACCAAGTCCGGCAAGCTTGTTGCCGTAGACTGGGTACATGCAACACAGGGCAATGCAAGTGCTGATGTGGCAAGAACTTATCTTCTGCTTGCTCTCAACGATATAGCTGTTGCAGACAGATATCTCGATATCTTCTGTGCCAAGTCCGGAACTGCCAAAAATTATGTTCAGAACTGGCTTCCTATCGTCGCTGCTGCACAGCTTGACAAGAAACGTCCTGAAGAGAAAGAACTCCTTACGAAGTGGATAGATGTTGTTAACTTTGAATAAGTATTCAATATAAATATTTAAACAAAGTTCATAACACAAGAATAAAAATCCGCAGGCGACATTGATTATGATTGCCTGCGGATTTTGTGTTATATAATTAATATAATGATACCAGGGTTAAAAGGTATCAAAGTCGGGGGCTTTTGCCCCCGACATCATATAATAATTCTACTATTATTCTGCCGTTCTACTGTTTACTGTTATGGTTCTATAACTGTCTTACCACCCATGTATGGCTGAAGAACCTTAGGAATACGGACACTTCCATCTTCATTAAGATTATTCTCAAGGAATGCAATAAGCATTCTTGGTGGTGCAACAACTGTGTTGTTAAGTGTATGTGCAAAATACTTCTTGCCATCCTCGCCATTTACACGAATCTTAAGACGTCTTGCCTGTGCATCTCCTAAGTTAGAGCAGCTGCCCACCTCAAAGTACTTCTTCTGTCTTGGTGACCATGCCTCTACATCAAGTGACTTAACCTTAAGATCTGCAAGATCTCCTGAACAGCAGTTAAGTGTTCTTACAGGAATATCAAGTGATCTGAAGAGATCTACTGTGTTCTGCCACAGCTTGTCATACCACATATTGCTGTCTTCAGGCTTACATACAACAATCATTTCCTGCTTCTCAAACTGGTGAATTCTGTACACGCCTCTCTCCTCGATTCCGTGCGCACCCTTCTCCTTACGGAAACATGGTGAATAACTTGTAAGTGTCTTAGGAAGTTCTGCCTCAGGCGTAATCGTATCGATAAACTTACCAATCATTGAATGCTCACTCGTACCGATAAGATACAAATCTTCACCCTCAATCTTATACATCATGGCATCCATCTCTGCGAAACTCATAACACCTGTAACTACATTACTTCTTATCATAAATGGAGGTACACAATATGTGAAGCCTCTGTCAATCATAAAGTCTCTTGCATATGAGATTACAGCTGAATGAAGTCTTGCGATATCTCCCATGAGATAATAGAATCCATTACCTGCAACCTTTCTTGCAGAATCAAGGTCTATGCCGTGAAGCTTTTCCATAATATCTGTGTGATACGGTATCTCAAAATCAGGTACAAATGGATCACCAAACTTCTCTATCTCTACATTTTCTGAATCGTCCTTACCGATAGGAACACTGGGATCAATGATGTTAGGAATTGTCATCATTATCTTAGTTACCTTTTCGTTGAGTTCTGCTTCCCTTGCTTCAAGCTCTGTAAGGCGCTCAGCATTCTTAGCTACCTGTGCCTTAAGTTCCTCAGCTTCTTCTTTCTTGCCCTGTCCCATAAGCATACCAATCTGCTTTGATATCTTATTACGGCTGCTTCTAATCTCATCTGCTTCCTTCTGAGTTGCTCTTGCCTGCTCGTCAAGTGCTATAACCTCATCAACCAATGGAAGTTTCTGATCCTGAAACTTATTTCTGATGTTCTGCTTTACTACTTCTGGATTCTCTCTGACAAATTTTAAATCTAACATTCTTTATGTCCTCCGTAAAGATTTTATTAAAATGTTTCACGTGAAACATTTGTTATTAATTCTGCTGTTCTTGTTCCTGCTGTTCCTTTGCCGCTGCAGCCTCAGCTTCTGCTAATTCTGTATCATCAAGGCCAAGTGCGTCCAATGCCTCATCCAGTTCATTAATATCTACTGTATTATTAATAACCTCATTCATATGACCGAGATCTGTATCGCCAAGTGGTCCGGCAATCGCCTTTTCAAGACTTTCAGCTTCTTCTTCGCCAAGCTCAATATATGACTCGCCTGCAACTATCTCCTTGATATACATGTAGCAGCCCTCTCTGCTGTGCATTGAATTAATGATAAATCCATTATTCTTATTATCAAGCATTGTAAGTGCAAAGCTGAGTTTGCCGCCCATCTCATGAAATGCATCGTACTTTACAATTCCAACCTTCTGGTATGAATAGTGAATCTTATCAAGCAGGAACTTGATATTCTTCACATTCTTGGCATTTATCCTCTTGAGATCCTCTATTTCTTTAAATCTTTCTTTTAGCAGAGGTTCAAGTGACCTGGCATCTTTGCCTTCCATAAAATTCTCATACTTTTTCCTAGTGTGTCCCATCTTGCAGATTGCTACAATTGCAAGAATAAGTGATACTATTGATATTATCCCCATCACTAATACTGCTATTATAACATACTGCATGTCAACCGAAAATAATCCAAAAAAGTTAACCATTGTATGCTCCAATCTTTATCCACCTGATTTACTTAATTGACTGAAGCATATCCATTATACGCTCAAGTTCATCCTGTGAATAGTACTCAATTTCAATCTTACCCTTATTATTTTTTCTGTTGTGTATCGAAACCTTAGTTCCAAGTACAGACTTTACCTTTTCTTCAAGTTCATGATATATAAGTTCTCTTGCAACGTCTTTTTCCTTTGGTGCTTCCTTCTTTTTATCAAGAAGCTTCATAAGTTTTTCGGTTTCCCTGACGCTGAGCTTCTCATCAAATATCTGCTGTGCAATCATATACTGCTTATCACCGTCTGATATAGCAAGAAGTGCTCTGGCATGTCCGTTGCTTATCATGTTATCCATAACCATCTGCTGAACTCTCTCATCAAGTTTCAGTAATCTCATCGAATTAGCAATAGCTGCACGGCTCTTTGATACTCTTTCTGCAACATCATCCTGCTTAAGCTTATATTCATTTATAAGATGCTGATAGGCCTTTGCCTCTTCAATAGGGTTAAGATCTTCACGCTGTATATTCTCTATAAGCGCTATCTCCATAACCTCCTGTGACGAATAGTCTTTAATAATTACAGGTACTTCTTTAACTCCCGCAATCTTAGCAGCTCTCCATCTTCTTTCACCGGCTATTATCTCATAATATCCGTCTTTCTTCTGTACAAGAAGAGGCTGAAGTATTCCATATTGTTTAATAGATTCAGCAAGTTCTATAAGAGCATCTTCATCAAATGCTTTCCTAGGCTGTTCTCTATTAGGTTCTATCTCAGAAATTCTCAGCTTCGTATCAGCCGGGACTTTCACCTCTTTAATTACTTCTTTTACAACTACCTTTTCGTTCTTGTCTTCTACATCTTCAGCTATAAGAGCTCCTATTCCCTTGCCGATTCCTTTTCCAAGTCCCTTACTCTTGGCTGCCGGCTTAACTGCAGGCTTCGGTGTTGTCTTTGGTGTTCCCTTAGTTACAGTTTTTGCTGAGCTTTTACTGTTTTTTGCTGACGCCATTGCTATGTTCTCCATTTCTACTTAAATATTGTCATACTAATACTGCAATATTGCATTAACCAAAATTCTGATTCATGACCTCTTCTGCCAGTAATCGGTAGCTTTCTGCTCCTGCTGATTTGGAGTCATATATATTAATAGGAAGTCCATGGCTTGGTGCCTCTGCAAGTCTTACATTTCTTGGTATAATCGTCTTATATATATTCTGTCCAAGATTCTCTTTGACATTCTCAACCACCTGAAGTGAAAGATTAGTTCTTGCATCATACATTGTGAACACAACTCCCTCAAGTTCAAGTTCAGGATTCAGCTTACGTTTTACAAGATTAATTGTATGTATAAGCTGTGTAAGTCCCTCAAGTGCATAATATTCACACTGTATAGGTACAAGTACAGTATCAGCCGCCGTCATTGCATTAACCGTAAGCATACTGAGTGATGGTGGACAATCAAGCACTATATAATCATATCTATCCTTAATATCATAGAGAATATTCTTTAAAATATATTCTCTGTTTTCTACATCAATCAGTTCAATCTCTGCTCCTGCAAGATTGACATTAGAAGGAAGTACATCAAGATTATCAAATACATCTTTTTGTATTGCATCATCAGCACTTATAGTGCCAAGCATAACCTGATAAATGGTGTTCTCAACATCATCTTTTGATACTCCCAGACCACTTGTTGCATTCCCCTGTGGATCAATATCCACTATAAGAACCTTCTGTTCCTTTTCTGCAAGACATGCCGCAAGATTTATTGCTGTTGTTGATTTTCCAACGCCACCCTTTTGGTTGGCAATTGCAATTATTCTTCCCATATTTCCTCATTTCTGTGCATGTTTTGTGAATGCACCACAACACAACCTGCATTTTTAATAATAGCACAATTTTGCTGCATACTCAACACTTATACTAATTACAAAAACAAAAAATGTTTCACGTGAAACATTTTCACATGAAACATTTTAAAAGACCTGTCTCAATTATCATTTAATATCCACTATCTTATTCTTAATTGCAAATACCGCAGCCTGCGTTCTGTCCGATACATTAATCTTACGGAATATATTAGATATATGATTCTTAACAGTACGCTCACTTATCTTAAGCTGCACTGCTATCTCTCTATTAAACATACCGTTAGCAATAAGCTTAAGTACCTGAAGTTCTCTCTTAGTAAGATCATTAACCTTACCTGTCATTATATCACGCTCAACAAGGCTTGAATTAAGCAATGGTGTAAGTGAAGGTTCAACATATCCTTCTCCCATATGAACTGCTGTAATTGCCTTGCGTAAAGTTGCCGAATCCGAATCTTTAAGTACATATCCGTCACAGCCTATATCAAACACCTTAATAAGATAATCAATTTCTTTGTGAATAGTAAGAACTATTACCTTATTAGTAAGCTGTTGCTGTTTCATAATATTAAGTACCTGTATACCATCCAGATTAGGCATATTGATATCGAGAAGAACTATTTCCGGATTAAGCTTGTTTATAAGATTAAGACATTCATATCCGTCACTTGCCTCACCTACAATCTCAATATCGCCTTCAAGTTCAAGTATCTGTTTGAGACCCTCACGAATCATTGCATGATCATCAGCAATAAGTATTCGAATTGGTTTGTTATCATTCATTACTTTCTTCCTCCGTATGTGAGACACATGGTATTCTGATTATATTGCATGTTCCACTGTCATGACTGCAGTCAATTACTCCGTTGAGAAGTTTAACACGTTCTTTTATAATTGCGAGTCCGAATCCCGAATTATGCTTTTCCCGGTTATCTCTGTTGACGGCATCATCATCATAGCCTTTACCATCATCTTTGTGATTAATAACAATCTCATTATTATCTGAAGAAACAGATATATTAATATTATTGCCTTCGGAATACTTTATCGAGTTACTTGTCAGTTCCTGTATTATTCTAAATACCGACAATCCGATTACATCATCAACAAAGCTTTCATCAAGGTCTTCCATATCTATAGTAATATTCATATCTGTCTGTGATTCACACTGATTAATATATCTGCTTAACGTTGTCTTAAAGCCTACATCATCAAGTGCCATTGGCCGCAAATCATAGATAATATCACGAAGTTCATCGATGCACTCTCTCATAGTCTTATTAATAACTTCAAGTTCAAGCTTTGCACGTTGCGAATCGGAATCCATTACCATCTGAACAAATTCAGACTTGTGAATAAGTGCAGTCATCTTCTGAACAACAGAATCATGTATGTCGCGCGCTATTCTCTGACGTTCACTCTCTCTGATTGAAAGCATCTTATATCCGTTTACATCATATAAAGGAACTTCTTTATCAACTTCACCAATCTTATCAAGTCTGTTATCAATGATTACAACTCTTTTTTTCATAACATCAATGTCTTTTTGCAGGCTATCTCTTCGCTCTTTAAGTAACCTTATCTCACGCATCTCATCAGATTCATTCTTATCTGCCGGCTTAAAGACATTAATAGTATTATCAACCTGTAGTTCAAGCTTTTTGATTGCATCATCAATAGATGCGATATTGAGTTCACATCTGTATATGTTGCTTTCTTTTTCTTTTCTTTCTACTTTCAGATTGTTCTTTTCGGTAGTAAGGAATTCCTTTATCTTATTCATAGATATCCCCATATTCATTAAATCTGTAATAATCCGCTCATATACTTACATATTTTATATATTATATCGCATTTTTGTGCAAATTTAAAGCTTTTTATTCTTACTCCCATATATTATAATAATAGATAAAGCAAATAATGTATATATTTATTTAGGAATGGAGATATAATGAATAAGTGGCACAAATTTGGCATTGCTGCAGGAATAACCGGAAGTGCAGCATTTATAACATATCTTATTAACCGTGTAATATTCTCAACCTCAGTATCTTTTGAAGTTACACAGACTAATGACAGACAGATATACAACTGGAGATTTGGTGATATATCATATCGTGTAAAAGGAAGCGGAACACCTCTTCTTCTGATTCATGACCTTACACCGGTATCAGGAGCCTACGAATGGAACAAAGTCTTTGATGAACTTGCCAAAGATCATACCGTATATGCCATAGACCTTATCGGCTGCGGCTATTCATCCAAGCCATCGATTACTTATACAGCATATCTGTATGTGCAGCTTATTGAAGATTTCATTAAAAATGTTATCGGCAGACGAACTGATGTAATTGTAACCGGTGACAGTGCACCTATTGTAATAATGGCGTGCCATAATAATGATACTCTTTTCAACAAACTTATCCTCATTAATCCGGAGAATTTTGAAAGTTGTTCACAAATTCCCGGTAAAAGAATGAACATATTCAGGAAACTGCTTAACACAGCCATAATAGGCAATTCTATTTATAATATGTCAGTTTCAAAGAATGCAATAACTGAACTTTGCCAGAACAGGCTTTTCTACAGCAAAGCCTCTGCTTCTGTTATTAATGCACTCCATGAGACAGCCCATCTTGGCGGATTTGGTGCGAGACACCTTTATGCAAGTACAAGATGTCATTACACATCTGTCAATATAAATAAAGCTCTTGCAGCAATCAATAACAGTATCTTTATAATTGCCGGGGATAATGCAGTTAATATGGAACATACAATCGAAGAGTACATAGAGACCAATCCGGTCATAGAAAGTGCTGTGATACCGCGCTCCAGACATCTGCCGCAGCTTGAACGTCCGGCGCGCTTTATCAATCAGCTCAGAATATTTTTATAAATTTACAATGGCTTACTTGATGGAAGTCCTGCTTTGCGAGGATACTTCTTATCTGTGTGAGCCATTTTTTTGATTATAACAAAAGAACGCTCTATATCTGTACCCGGAAGTGTGAGCTTCTTAACACCTATTGTCTTTGCACCGAGAAGCTTAAGCGCATGAGTTGCAGTCTTAAGTTCATCATCAATATCGCCTGATTTGTAGGAGATAAAATATCCTCCTGTTTTAACATACGGCAGACAATATTCTGCAAGAGTTGAAAGAGTGGCAACTGCCCTGGACACGCACAGATCATAACTCTCCCTGTAATCAGGCTCTCTTGCATAGTCCTCTGCTCTTCCATGAATTGCTTCTATATCATTAAGTCCCACAGTTGATATAACCTCATTAAGGAACTTAATTCTCTTGTTAAGTGAATCAAGAAGAGTAACCTTTACACTAGGAAATGCTATCTTAAGCGGAATTCCCGGGAATCCCGCACCGGTACCGATATCAATAACCTTAATCGCAGTATTGGTGTCCGGAAGCATCTTTGCATATTCTTTATCATCAAATACTGTCTTAACAGCAAGACTGTCAAGAAAATGTTTAACATACACATCATCCTTTTCAGTAATTGCCGTAAGATTCATAACCTTATTCCATTCCACAAGAAGCTCATAATACTTCTGAAGTGCTTCCTCCATAGAATCATCAAGCTCTACATTAATTTCATTAAGAGCATCCGTAAAATTCATACTAATCTCCATTCCGCAGGCACAAAGTGCCGGATGAATTGCGGGCCAAACGTCAGATTTGGCTCTGCGACAGATGCTATTTGTGGTACCTGCGGCACAAATAGCTGTGTAAAAAATCAGGCATCAGGCTGATTTTTCACACTTCTCACACTATCCATATACACAAGCAATACTGAGATATCTGCCGGCGATACTCCCGATATTCTCTGTGCCTGTCCTACATTGAGCGGTCTGAACTTATCAAGCTTCTGTACTGCTTCGCTTCTTAGACCGCTTATTGCCTTATAATCTATATCAGACGGAATTTTCTTATTCTCGAGCTTCTTAAAATGCTCTACCTGCCTGCGCTGACGCTCAATGTATCCGGCATACTTTATATTAATATTAACCTGTTCTCTGATATCTTCGCTAAGTTCAGGTCTGTCCTTATCAATCGGTTCAATGTCGTCATATGAAAGCTCAGGTCTTCTCACAAGGTCAGCAAGTGTTACTCCGTTAGTAAGAAGCGTGCTGTTCCTGCGCTCAAGAAGTTCCTGCACATTCTGTGATGTCCCGACAAACGTATTGTTAAGTCTTTCTATTTCTTCGTTTATTGCCTTTTCCTTATACTTAACGTAATTCATTCTCTTCTCGTCAATAAGACCTATCTCATAGCCATAATGTGTAAGCCTTAAGTCTGCATTATCCTGACGCAGAAGAAGCCTGTATTCAGCCCTTGAAGTCATCATTCTGTAAGGCTCTGTATTCTCCTTTGTTACAAGGTCATCAATAAGAACCCCTATGTAGCTTTCCGAACGCTTCAGTATAAGCGGTGACTTGCCAAGTACCTTCATCGCTGCATTAATCCCCGCGATGATTCCCTGTGACGCAGCCTCCTCATAGCCTGAGCTTCCGTTGAACTGTCCGCCTGCAAACAGACCTTCTATATTCTTGAATTCAAGTGAAAGCTTAAGCTGTACAGGATCTATACAGTCATATTCTATTGCATATGCATTACGCACGATGCGGACATTTTCAAGTCCCGGAACTGTACGGTACATCTCATACTGCACATCTTCAGGAAGCGAACTTGACATTCCTCCAAGATACATCTCGTTAGTATAATTGCCCTCAGGCTCGATAAATACCTGATGTCTTTCTTTATCAGCGAATCTTACGACCTTATCTTCAATTGAAGGGCAGTATCTCGGGCCGGTTCCGTGTATTACACCTGAATAAAGAGGTGACCTGTCAAGATTGGCTCTTATAATCTCATGTGTCTTCTCGTTAGTATATGTCAGCCAGCATGATACCTGCTCTTTCTGAATATCGTCAGGATTGGTTGTAAATGAAAACGGAACAATTTTGTCATCACCCTTCTGCTCTGCCATCTTTGAAAAATCAATAGAACGCTTATCAACTCTTGCTGGAGTTCCCGTCTTGAATCTTCTTACACTTATTCCATTGGCAATAAGGGATTCTGTAAGATGATTTGCAGCCTGAAGCCCATTAGGTCCTGTATAGTTGCTTACATCGCCATATATACAGCGCGCCTTAAGATATGTTCCCGTACAAAGTATAACGGCTTTTGCATGGTACACAGCTCCCGAGTATGTCTTAACACCCTGCACTCTGCCGTCATTTACTATAAGCTCACTCACTTCAGCCTGTCTTATATGAAGATGTTCCGTATTCTCCATAACCATACGCATTCTTCTGCTGTAATCCTGCTTATCAGCCTGTGCACGCAAGGAATGTACGGCAGGGCCCTTTGACGCATTAAGCATCTTGGACTGTATAAATGTTGCATCTATATTCTTACCCATCTCTCCGCCAAGCGCATCAATCTCTCTTACCAGATGTCCCTTTGAACTTCCGCCTATATTAGGGTTACAAGGCATAAGTGCTATACTCTCAACACTTACCGTAAAGCATATTGTTTCAAGTCCAAGACGTGCACATGCAAGTGCTGCCTCACATCCGGCATGTCCGGCTCCTACTACGACAACGTCATAACTTTCTTCTACATTTTTCATTAGGTTATTCCTCTTATTATAAATATCTTTATTTTCCCATACAGAATTTACTGAATATCTGATTAACAAGATCATCCTCAACAGCCTGACCTATTATCTTGCCAAGACTCTCATACGCATTAAGCAGGTCAATCGTATAACAGTCCTCAGGCATTCCGTTCTCAATGCTCTCTTTTACAAGTTTAAGACTGTTTATTGATTCTTTCAACATATTTTTATGTCTTGCATTGGTAATGTAAATCTGGTCGTTGCTGCTTATCTGTCCGGCAAAAAACATCTGCCTTATTGTATCTGAAAGCTCACGGATTCCGGTCTGCTCCCTTGCGGATATTGCAAGAACAGGAAAATCAGTATGTGCTCTCATCTGCTCTACTGAGAGCACATTTTCAACATCTGTCTTGTTTAGAAGAACAATAACATGTCTTCCTTTTACAAAATCAAGTATTTTCTTATCATTATCATCCAGATTGCGTGTTGCATCGGCAACATATATTATAAGGTCAGCGTTCCCGGCACATTTCATTGCCTTCTCTATACCTATTTTTTCAACAATATCCTCAGTATCACGTATTCCCGCCGTATCAGTAAGATTAAGAATAACGCCGTCAAGACTTATGGATTCCTCCAGCGTATCTCTTGTTGTTCCTGCAATATCCGTTACTATTGCCCTGTCCTCACCCGCAAGCGCATTAAGCAGACTTGACTTACCGGCGTTGGTCTTACCTAATATTACAGTTCTTATTCCATCCTTTAAAATACGTCCGTTATCAGAAGTTTTCAACAAAGAGTCTAGCTTATCCACACACTTATCCACATCTTCAGCTAACTTATCACCATATCCGTCAAGCGTATAGTGCTCAGGATCATCAAGCGCAGCCTCGATAAATGCTGTATTGTCAAGGATTATCTCTCTTATCCGCGTAATTTCTTCTGAAAGTTTTCCACGAAGCTGCATTACCGATGATGACAGCGCATACTCATTCTGTGAGTTGATAATGTCAATTACCGACTCAGCCTGCGTTAAGTCGATTCTTCCGTTAAGAAATGCTCGCTTGGTAAATTCTCCGGGCTCTGCCGGCCTTGCTCCCGCATCTATTACTGCATCAAGAATTTTCCTTGTTACAAGTATTCCACCGTGACAGTTAATCTCTGCTACGTCCTCGCGTGTGTATGTATTAGGTGCTTTCATGACTGAGACAAGTACTTCATCAAGCACCTTATCATCTTTTACTATTGTCCCATAATGTATTGTATGGCTTGCACAGTCTGCAAGTTTTTTGCCTGAGACGCCTCTGAAAAGTCTGTCTGCAACTTCTATTGCTTCATCTCCGCTTATTCTTATTATTCCTATGCCGCCGCTTCCCATCGTTCCTGTAGATATGGCTGCTATAGTATCTGTTATAAACATACACACCTCCATACATCTATATATTATGGTTAAAATATTCCTATATTAAAACAGGCATACAGTGCTCCGAACACTGTATGCCCAACATGATTCTTAAGTCCGGACCTGAATTAGTTTCTGCCGTAATCCTTCTTATAATTATCACGTCCACCTGAACGGTAATCATTCTTAAGATATACTATTACATGTCTGAAAGGCTCCTCGCCCTCACTTCTTGTTGCTACGAACTTATCATTCTGAAGTGCTGAATGAATAATACGTCTCTCATAAGGATTCATTGGCTCAAGAGATACAGGTCTCTTAGAACGCTTAACCTTATATGCAATATTCTTGGCAAGTGATTCTAGTGTCTCTTTTCTTCTCTTGCGGTAATCTTCTGTATCAACCTTGACACGCATGTACTTCTCGTTCTCTTTATTAACAACAAGACTTACAAGATACTGTATTGAATCAAGTGTCTGACCTCGCTTACCGATAAGAAGTCCCATCTCATCGCCACCGAGTTCTACATTAACGCAGCCCTCTTCTTCATTAATCTTAATGTCAATATTAACATCCATATCCATTGCCTTGAACATATTATCAAGGAAATCACGTATTACTTTATCAACATCGCATGTAACTACCATCTTCTTGTGTGGCTCAGATAAAACTTCATCACTGTTATCTGAAGTTACATCCGCCTTATCAGAATTAGCAGCAGGCGCCGCAGCTTCCGTACTCTTAACTTCAGCAGCCTTTTCTTCCTCTGCCTTCTTCTCTGCCTCAACTTCAGACTTAACCCATGCCTTAATCTTAGCAGGGCGGCTTCCAAAGCCAAGAATTCCGTTACTTCCCTTATCTATTACATCATAACCAATGTTATCACTTGTTGTTTCAAGCTCAACAATTGCATTCATAAATGCGTCTTCTACCGACTTACCGGTAATCTCAATAACATTTGCCATTATTTATTCCTCCTACTTATTGTGCTTCT
This genomic interval carries:
- a CDS encoding histidine kinase, producing MNKIKEFLTTEKNNLKVERKEKESNIYRCELNIASIDDAIKKLELQVDNTINVFKPADKNESDEMREIRLLKERRDSLQKDIDVMKKRVVIIDNRLDKIGEVDKEVPLYDVNGYKMLSIRESERQRIARDIHDSVVQKMTALIHKSEFVQMVMDSDSQRAKLELEVINKTMRECIDELRDIIYDLRPMALDDVGFKTTLSRYINQCESQTDMNITIDMEDLDESFVDDVIGLSVFRIIQELTSNSIKYSEGNNINISVSSDNNEIVINHKDDGKGYDDDAVNRDNREKHNSGFGLAIIKERVKLLNGVIDCSHDSGTCNIIRIPCVSHTEEESNE
- the serS gene encoding serine--tRNA ligase — its product is MLDLKFVRENPEVVKQNIRNKFQDQKLPLVDEVIALDEQARATQKEADEIRSSRNKISKQIGMLMGQGKKEEAEELKAQVAKNAERLTELEAREAELNEKVTKIMMTIPNIIDPSVPIGKDDSENVEIEKFGDPFVPDFEIPYHTDIMEKLHGIDLDSARKVAGNGFYYLMGDIARLHSAVISYARDFMIDRGFTYCVPPFMIRSNVVTGVMSFAEMDAMMYKIEGEDLYLIGTSEHSMIGKFIDTITPEAELPKTLTSYSPCFRKEKGAHGIEERGVYRIHQFEKQEMIVVCKPEDSNMWYDKLWQNTVDLFRSLDIPVRTLNCCSGDLADLKVKSLDVEAWSPRQKKYFEVGSCSNLGDAQARRLKIRVNGEDGKKYFAHTLNNTVVAPPRMLIAFLENNLNEDGSVRIPKVLQPYMGGKTVIEP
- a CDS encoding ParB/RepB/Spo0J family partition protein — its product is MASAKNSKSSAKTVTKGTPKTTPKPAVKPAAKSKGLGKGIGKGIGALIAEDVEDKNEKVVVKEVIKEVKVPADTKLRISEIEPNREQPRKAFDEDALIELAESIKQYGILQPLLVQKKDGYYEIIAGERRWRAAKIAGVKEVPVIIKDYSSQEVMEIALIENIQREDLNPIEEAKAYQHLINEYKLKQDDVAERVSKSRAAIANSMRLLKLDERVQQMVMDNMISNGHARALLAISDGDKQYMIAQQIFDEKLSVRETEKLMKLLDKKKEAPKEKDVARELIYHELEEKVKSVLGTKVSIHNRKNNKGKIEIEYYSQDELERIMDMLQSIK
- a CDS encoding alpha/beta fold hydrolase, producing MNKWHKFGIAAGITGSAAFITYLINRVIFSTSVSFEVTQTNDRQIYNWRFGDISYRVKGSGTPLLLIHDLTPVSGAYEWNKVFDELAKDHTVYAIDLIGCGYSSKPSITYTAYLYVQLIEDFIKNVIGRRTDVIVTGDSAPIVIMACHNNDTLFNKLILINPENFESCSQIPGKRMNIFRKLLNTAIIGNSIYNMSVSKNAITELCQNRLFYSKASASVINALHETAHLGGFGARHLYASTRCHYTSVNINKALAAINNSIFIIAGDNAVNMEHTIEEYIETNPVIESAVIPRSRHLPQLERPARFINQLRIFL
- a CDS encoding aminoglycoside phosphotransferase family protein; the encoded protein is MKFDNCISKGKLKSVYLKDGKAIKVFDKKYNKSDVLYEALNTSRVEDAKADVPKLLSVDVIDGQWCITSEYVEGSTLAELMKAHPKKMDTYLQQMVDLQLSIHSKRNPLMIRLKDKLIRQINDLDCIDSTKKYEILTRLNGMHEHSKLCHGDFSPENIIVTKSGKLVAVDWVHATQGNASADVARTYLLLALNDIAVADRYLDIFCAKSGTAKNYVQNWLPIVAAAQLDKKRPEEKELLTKWIDVVNFE
- a CDS encoding AAA family ATPase; the protein is MGRIIAIANQKGGVGKSTTAINLAACLAEKEQKVLIVDIDPQGNATSGLGVSKDDVENTIYQVMLGTISADDAIQKDVFDNLDVLPSNVNLAGAEIELIDVENREYILKNILYDIKDRYDYIVLDCPPSLSMLTVNAMTAADTVLVPIQCEYYALEGLTQLIHTINLVKRKLNPELELEGVVFTMYDARTNLSLQVVENVKENLGQNIYKTIIPRNVRLAEAPSHGLPINIYDSKSAGAESYRLLAEEVMNQNFG
- a CDS encoding response regulator transcription factor encodes the protein MNDNKPIRILIADDHAMIREGLKQILELEGDIEIVGEASDGYECLNLINKLNPEIVLLDINMPNLDGIQVLNIMKQQQLTNKVIVLTIHKEIDYLIKVFDIGCDGYVLKDSDSATLRKAITAVHMGEGYVEPSLTPLLNSSLVERDIMTGKVNDLTKRELQVLKLIANGMFNREIAVQLKISERTVKNHISNIFRKINVSDRTQAAVFAIKNKIVDIK